Proteins encoded in a region of the Bactrocera tryoni isolate S06 chromosome 4, CSIRO_BtryS06_freeze2, whole genome shotgun sequence genome:
- the LOC120775648 gene encoding trithorax group protein osa isoform X1: MMILRITAVTFLLAASCSDAVVVKPRPQYGPPPPQRQPHREYGVPQQIPFREYGPPALKYGPPKFISGGNGGSFSSSSSSSSSNSFNSGFNEQIKSHFGVPKPFYGPPHIQHKPAPNYGPPQAQYGPPPRPAPQYGPPPPRPSQQYGPPPRPSYGPPPQSLPSPLPAPLFKPEHSPASSYGPPPSGPLNLPPKPVYGPPKPSYGPPPLALGLTGPGPAPANFNKVPETTIILASGGGNGGSSGGHHHGNGGGPVKQVQIQIDASGHTHSVSGSQAPFHTACDGWKPIPAPVGSYVEGNNIETQSGYSHVAQGSFGTQYSGGASISGGSHGVATGSGGSIIAGLSDAQLVAVALQSGGFDGSNHGPQLPPTGPTGDFKQQNINSIETDVLQVALGGGDDSYSKPPADSYAPGSIHAHKHNNINGGLIPPSGNYGPPPPPPPVDSYGPPPSGNYLPPPSGNYGPPPSQLPPPSGNYGPPPPPLPPNDNYGPPPPPPSSAALFVENHHSSSASSSSSSQAGLHYGSQSGNVLNVPTHGASQPSRPVSFRPPVPQGLLESIGDAVQHLDQFGVKPPTQSPTYIPPAANEIADNGIGSEYGPPPPPPAQINVPIGVIEQQLPQVQPPQVFTQVNQQHEHHNHQQNTQNFQHQQQQIQQQQFQQHGSFQEFPPLSPPPPQPQFQILPPLQEHRGNAQNQYGPPLPPPPPQQQYLPPPPPPPQHGRPFPQPPPPPSQQYLPPTQQTGPVTFQQQSSASSSSSFEKSYSSSQHNEQFIHAQALPLQQEPRFTQVHDCGQGPNLVSAGYQLQQQNQYQQQNQYQQQQQHQFQQQHSQQYSASNSVSSTSANAYNAISQSIPVAETHTQFVEQEPADSYGLPSAGNHLDHDYDGYASQKSSVAALPDGTNPQELPGLDGLNVISAQKSQSIQLSPEQVSGAAHSQYEPTFQLDIAGNGAKSVQTEQSANHEEILSEGLLQSILTAIEQPQQKGVQHQHTVQVITNQNNDIYGHGAQSRSDTDIQEDATPDDEHEPEVAESDKVEVQVNADGEEVATVREIKPIVAAEIDDDEAKH; the protein is encoded by the exons ATGATTTTGCGGATAACAGCAGTAACGTTCCTGCTAGCGGCCAGTTGCAGTGATGCCGTTGTTGTGAAGCCGCGGCCACAATATGGCCCACCACCACCACAACGACAGCCACATCGTGAGTATGGCGTACCACAGCAGATACCGTTCCGTGAATATGGCCCACCAGCACTAAAGTATGGACCACCCAAATTCATTAGCGGCGGCAATGGTGGCAGCTTCTCTTCAagtagtagcagcagcagcagcaatagctTTAACAGTGGCTTCAACGAACAAATCAAATCGCATTTCGGTGTGCCAAAGCCATTCTATGGTCCACCACATATTCAACATAAGCCCGCGCCCAATTATGGACCACCACAGGCACAGTATGGCCCACCACCACGTCCTGCGCCACAATACGGACCACCACCACCAAGGCCATCACAACAATATGGCCCACCACCTCGTCCCAGCTATGGACCACCACCACAGTCGCTGCCTTCGCCATTACCCGCGCCTCTGTTCAAACCTGAACATTCACCAGCCAGTTCTTATGGTCCACCACCCTCAGGACCGCTAAATTTGCCACCCAAACCTGTGTATGGACCACCTAAGCCTTCGTATGGTCCACCGCCATTAGCTTTAGGACTTACTGGCCCCGGTCCAGCGCCTGCCAACTTCAACAAAGTGCCTGAAACAACGATTATACTGGCAAGCGGTGGCGGTAATGGCGGCTCCTCCGGTGGCCATCATCATGGTAATGGCGGCGGCCCAGTAAAACAAGTGCAAATCCAAATAGATGCCTCAGGACATACGCACAGTGTAAGCGGCTCACAAGCACCATTTCACACAGCTTGCGACGGTTGGAAACCGATACCAGCACCTGTAGGATCCTATGTAGAGGGCAACAACATTGAGACTCAATCTGGTTATAGTCACGTCGCACAAGGTAGCTTCGGCACACAGTACAGCGGGGGTGCAAGTATTTCCGGCGGCAGTCATGGTGTTGCAACTGGCAGTGGTGGTAGCATTATTGCCGGATTGAGCGATGCACAACTTGTTGCGGTTGCGTTACAATCAGGTGGGTTCGATGGGTCCAACCATGGTCCACAATTGCCACCCACGGGACCAACGGGTGATTTcaagcaacaaaatattaactCGATCGAAACTGATGTTTTACAG GTTGCTCTTGGCGGTGGCGATGATTCGTATAGCAAACCACCGGCAGACTCTTATGCGCCCGGCTCGATTCACGCGCATAAACACAATAACATTAATGGCGGATTAATTCCACCCAGCGGTAACTATGGACCACCCCCGCCGCCACCACCAGTGGATAGTTATGGCCCACCACCGAGTGGTAACTACCTTCCACCACCAAGTGGCAATTATGGACCACCACCATCTCAATTGCCTCCACCAAGTGGCAATTACggaccaccaccaccaccattgCCACCAAACGACAATTATGGACCTCCTCCACCACCACCTTCCAGTGCCGCGCTATTCGTGGAAAATCACCACTCCTCGTCTGCATCCTCCTCCTCATCCTCTCAAGCTGGCTTACATTATGGCTCGCAATCCGGCAATGTTCTGAATGTTCCTACGCATGGTGCTTCGCAACCTAGTCGTCCGGTATCGTTCCGGCCACCAGTCCCTCAAGGTCTGCTAGAGTCTATTGGTGATGCCGTGCAACATTTGGATCAATTTGGTGTTAAACCACCAACTCAGTCGCCCACTTACATACCACCTGCAGCAAATGAAATCGCCGATAATGGGATTGGTTCGGAATACGGTCCACCTCCACCACCGCCTGCGCAAATCAATGTGCCCATTGGCGTTATTGAGCAGCAGTTGCCACAAGTACAGCCGCCTCAGGTCTTCACACAGGTAAATCAGCAACACGAACACCACAATCATcaacaaaacacacaaaactttcaacatcaacaacaacaaatacaacaacaacaattccaaCAGCATGGTTCATTCCAAGAATTCCCACCATTGTCTCCACCTCCTCCACAACcccaatttcaaattttacccCCATTACAGGAGCATCGTGGCAACGCACAAAACCAATATGGTCCACctttgccaccaccaccaccgcaaCAGCAGTATCTACccccaccaccaccaccaccacaacaTGGTCGCCCCTTCCCACAACCTCCACCACCACCATCTCAACAATATCTGCCACCGACACAACAAACTGGTCCAGTAACCTTCCAGCAGCAAAGTAGCGCATCCTCGAGCTCCAGCTTCGAAAAGTCATACTCTTCCTCGCAGCACAATGAGCAATTCATACACGCGCAAGCCTTGCCTCTGCAACAGGAACCGCGCTTCACGCAGGTTCATGATTGTGGTCAAGGACCGAACCTAGTCAGTGCAGGCTATCAATTGCAGCAACAGAATCAGTATCAACAACAAAACCAGtatcagcaacaacagcaacatcagtTCCAACAGCAACACTCGCAACAATACTCCGCCTCAAACTCGGTTTCGAGCACCTCAGCTAACGCCTACAACGCCATCTCGCAAAGCATACCTGTGGCTGAGACACACACACAGTTCGTTGAGCAAGAACCTGCCGACAGCTACGGACTACCGTCAGCCGGTAATCACCTCGATCATGACTATGACGGCTATGCTTCACAGAAGTCCTCTGTAGCGGCGCTGCCAGATGGCACTAATCCTCAAGAACTGCCCGGTCTCGATGGTCTTAATGTGATTTCTGCGCAGAAATCTCAATCCATACAGCTGTCGCCTGAACAGGTCAGTGGCGCGGCGCATTCTCAATATGAACCTACATTCCAACTGGACATTGCCGGTAATGGCGCAAAATCGGTACAAACCGAACAGTCCGCTAATCATGAAGAGATACTGTCGGAAGGCTTACTGCAATCGATATTAACCGCCATTGAGCAACCCCAACAAAAGGGTGTGCAGCATCAGCACACCGTACAGGTGATCACAAATCAAAATAACGACATCTACGGTCATGGCGCACAAAGCCGCTCCGACACAGACATACAGGAAGATGCCACGCCCGACGATGAACACGAGCCCGAAGTGGCCGAATCCGACAAAGTTGAGGTGCAAGTAAACGCCGATGGCGAAGAAGTGGCGACAGTGCGGGAAATTAAGCCGATTGTAGCGGCCgaaatcgatgacgatgaagcgaAGCATTAG
- the LOC120775648 gene encoding trithorax group protein osa isoform X2, with product MMILRITAVTFLLAASCSDAVVVKPRPQYGPPPPQRQPHREYGVPQQIPFREYGPPALKYGPPKFISGGNGGSFSSSSSSSSSNSFNSGFNEQIKSHFGVPKPFYGPPHIQHKPAPNYGPPQAQYGPPPRPAPQYGPPPPRPSQQYGPPPRPSYGPPPQSLPSPLPAPLFKPEHSPASSYGPPPSGPLNLPPKPVYGPPKPSYGPPPLALGLTGPGPAPANFNKVPETTIILASGGGNGGSSGGHHHGNGGGPVKQVQIQIDASGHTHSVSGSQAPFHTACDGWKPIPAPVGSYVEGNNIETQSGYSHVAQGSFGTQYSGGASISGGSHGVATGSGGSIIAGLSDAQLVAVALQSGGFDGSNHGPQLPPTGPTGDFKQQNINSIETDVLQVALGGGDDSYSKPPADSYAPGSIHAHKHNNINGGLIPPSGNYGPPPPPPPVDSYGPPPSGNYLPPPSGNYGPPPSQLPPPSGNYGPPPPPLPPNDNYGPPPPPPSSAALFVENHHSSSASSSSSSQAGLHYGSQSGNVLNVPTHGASQPSRPVSFRPPVPQGLLESIGDAVQHLDQFGVKPPTQSPTYIPPAANEIADNGIGSEYGPPPPPPAQINVPIGVIEQQLPQVQPPQVFTQEHRGNAQNQYGPPLPPPPPQQQYLPPPPPPPQHGRPFPQPPPPPSQQYLPPTQQTGPVTFQQQSSASSSSSFEKSYSSSQHNEQFIHAQALPLQQEPRFTQVHDCGQGPNLVSAGYQLQQQNQYQQQNQYQQQQQHQFQQQHSQQYSASNSVSSTSANAYNAISQSIPVAETHTQFVEQEPADSYGLPSAGNHLDHDYDGYASQKSSVAALPDGTNPQELPGLDGLNVISAQKSQSIQLSPEQVSGAAHSQYEPTFQLDIAGNGAKSVQTEQSANHEEILSEGLLQSILTAIEQPQQKGVQHQHTVQVITNQNNDIYGHGAQSRSDTDIQEDATPDDEHEPEVAESDKVEVQVNADGEEVATVREIKPIVAAEIDDDEAKH from the exons ATGATTTTGCGGATAACAGCAGTAACGTTCCTGCTAGCGGCCAGTTGCAGTGATGCCGTTGTTGTGAAGCCGCGGCCACAATATGGCCCACCACCACCACAACGACAGCCACATCGTGAGTATGGCGTACCACAGCAGATACCGTTCCGTGAATATGGCCCACCAGCACTAAAGTATGGACCACCCAAATTCATTAGCGGCGGCAATGGTGGCAGCTTCTCTTCAagtagtagcagcagcagcagcaatagctTTAACAGTGGCTTCAACGAACAAATCAAATCGCATTTCGGTGTGCCAAAGCCATTCTATGGTCCACCACATATTCAACATAAGCCCGCGCCCAATTATGGACCACCACAGGCACAGTATGGCCCACCACCACGTCCTGCGCCACAATACGGACCACCACCACCAAGGCCATCACAACAATATGGCCCACCACCTCGTCCCAGCTATGGACCACCACCACAGTCGCTGCCTTCGCCATTACCCGCGCCTCTGTTCAAACCTGAACATTCACCAGCCAGTTCTTATGGTCCACCACCCTCAGGACCGCTAAATTTGCCACCCAAACCTGTGTATGGACCACCTAAGCCTTCGTATGGTCCACCGCCATTAGCTTTAGGACTTACTGGCCCCGGTCCAGCGCCTGCCAACTTCAACAAAGTGCCTGAAACAACGATTATACTGGCAAGCGGTGGCGGTAATGGCGGCTCCTCCGGTGGCCATCATCATGGTAATGGCGGCGGCCCAGTAAAACAAGTGCAAATCCAAATAGATGCCTCAGGACATACGCACAGTGTAAGCGGCTCACAAGCACCATTTCACACAGCTTGCGACGGTTGGAAACCGATACCAGCACCTGTAGGATCCTATGTAGAGGGCAACAACATTGAGACTCAATCTGGTTATAGTCACGTCGCACAAGGTAGCTTCGGCACACAGTACAGCGGGGGTGCAAGTATTTCCGGCGGCAGTCATGGTGTTGCAACTGGCAGTGGTGGTAGCATTATTGCCGGATTGAGCGATGCACAACTTGTTGCGGTTGCGTTACAATCAGGTGGGTTCGATGGGTCCAACCATGGTCCACAATTGCCACCCACGGGACCAACGGGTGATTTcaagcaacaaaatattaactCGATCGAAACTGATGTTTTACAG GTTGCTCTTGGCGGTGGCGATGATTCGTATAGCAAACCACCGGCAGACTCTTATGCGCCCGGCTCGATTCACGCGCATAAACACAATAACATTAATGGCGGATTAATTCCACCCAGCGGTAACTATGGACCACCCCCGCCGCCACCACCAGTGGATAGTTATGGCCCACCACCGAGTGGTAACTACCTTCCACCACCAAGTGGCAATTATGGACCACCACCATCTCAATTGCCTCCACCAAGTGGCAATTACggaccaccaccaccaccattgCCACCAAACGACAATTATGGACCTCCTCCACCACCACCTTCCAGTGCCGCGCTATTCGTGGAAAATCACCACTCCTCGTCTGCATCCTCCTCCTCATCCTCTCAAGCTGGCTTACATTATGGCTCGCAATCCGGCAATGTTCTGAATGTTCCTACGCATGGTGCTTCGCAACCTAGTCGTCCGGTATCGTTCCGGCCACCAGTCCCTCAAGGTCTGCTAGAGTCTATTGGTGATGCCGTGCAACATTTGGATCAATTTGGTGTTAAACCACCAACTCAGTCGCCCACTTACATACCACCTGCAGCAAATGAAATCGCCGATAATGGGATTGGTTCGGAATACGGTCCACCTCCACCACCGCCTGCGCAAATCAATGTGCCCATTGGCGTTATTGAGCAGCAGTTGCCACAAGTACAGCCGCCTCAGGTCTTCACACAG GAGCATCGTGGCAACGCACAAAACCAATATGGTCCACctttgccaccaccaccaccgcaaCAGCAGTATCTACccccaccaccaccaccaccacaacaTGGTCGCCCCTTCCCACAACCTCCACCACCACCATCTCAACAATATCTGCCACCGACACAACAAACTGGTCCAGTAACCTTCCAGCAGCAAAGTAGCGCATCCTCGAGCTCCAGCTTCGAAAAGTCATACTCTTCCTCGCAGCACAATGAGCAATTCATACACGCGCAAGCCTTGCCTCTGCAACAGGAACCGCGCTTCACGCAGGTTCATGATTGTGGTCAAGGACCGAACCTAGTCAGTGCAGGCTATCAATTGCAGCAACAGAATCAGTATCAACAACAAAACCAGtatcagcaacaacagcaacatcagtTCCAACAGCAACACTCGCAACAATACTCCGCCTCAAACTCGGTTTCGAGCACCTCAGCTAACGCCTACAACGCCATCTCGCAAAGCATACCTGTGGCTGAGACACACACACAGTTCGTTGAGCAAGAACCTGCCGACAGCTACGGACTACCGTCAGCCGGTAATCACCTCGATCATGACTATGACGGCTATGCTTCACAGAAGTCCTCTGTAGCGGCGCTGCCAGATGGCACTAATCCTCAAGAACTGCCCGGTCTCGATGGTCTTAATGTGATTTCTGCGCAGAAATCTCAATCCATACAGCTGTCGCCTGAACAGGTCAGTGGCGCGGCGCATTCTCAATATGAACCTACATTCCAACTGGACATTGCCGGTAATGGCGCAAAATCGGTACAAACCGAACAGTCCGCTAATCATGAAGAGATACTGTCGGAAGGCTTACTGCAATCGATATTAACCGCCATTGAGCAACCCCAACAAAAGGGTGTGCAGCATCAGCACACCGTACAGGTGATCACAAATCAAAATAACGACATCTACGGTCATGGCGCACAAAGCCGCTCCGACACAGACATACAGGAAGATGCCACGCCCGACGATGAACACGAGCCCGAAGTGGCCGAATCCGACAAAGTTGAGGTGCAAGTAAACGCCGATGGCGAAGAAGTGGCGACAGTGCGGGAAATTAAGCCGATTGTAGCGGCCgaaatcgatgacgatgaagcgaAGCATTAG